The following are encoded together in the Solanum stenotomum isolate F172 unplaced genomic scaffold, ASM1918654v1 scaffold1838, whole genome shotgun sequence genome:
- the LOC125850656 gene encoding peroxisomal membrane protein 13-like, whose amino-acid sequence MLIDQNTQAFHMFMSALLQLFDRSGLLYGELARFVLRLLGVKTKANKIHPPGANAPHGPNALPGPHQPRGNQNFIEGPKAAPGAAWNDVWGDNAQ is encoded by the exons ATGTTGATAGACCAGAATACCCAGGCATTTCACATGTTCATGTCGGCACTCCTTCAG CTGTTTGATCGCTCAGGGTTATTATATGGAGAGCTGGCAAGATTTGTGCTGAGATTGCTGGGGGTCAAAACAAAGGCCAATAAAATTCATCCCCCAGGCGCTAATGCACCTCATGGCCCTAATGCACTTCCTGGTCCTCACCAACCTCGTGGTAATCAGAACTTTATCGAGGGGCCTAAGGCTGCTCCAGGTGCTGCATGGAACGATGTGTGGGGTGATAATGCACAGTGA